One genomic region from Thermoleptolyngbya sichuanensis A183 encodes:
- a CDS encoding DUF4230 domain-containing protein, with the protein MTEANSRGNAAGNFLHNLSLLLSGGVMAAGLAVGVGLWQGGDRFLTQLREFFTVQQPAPQVDVQSLVVQQVRTMSELTTAAFGVQAVVPTSRDRTLGGYTIGRTTLLYIAYGEVRAGVDLSQISPADVQVIGETVTLRLPPPRLLDSKIDVTRSQVYDYDRGFLGLGPDVAPELQDLAQRQTLQEIIAAACSQGILQTASDRAQIAITQLLSTAGYQVTVQPQPPAPDACPASAMPAGNPTSQPVGSAITSRSQSLNELGGW; encoded by the coding sequence ATGACAGAGGCAAATTCGCGGGGGAATGCGGCGGGCAATTTTCTGCATAACCTGTCGCTGCTGCTGAGCGGCGGGGTGATGGCGGCGGGGCTGGCGGTGGGCGTAGGGCTGTGGCAGGGGGGCGATCGCTTTTTGACGCAGCTTCGGGAGTTTTTCACCGTGCAGCAGCCTGCGCCCCAGGTGGATGTGCAGTCCCTCGTGGTGCAGCAGGTGCGGACGATGAGCGAACTGACGACGGCAGCGTTTGGGGTGCAGGCGGTGGTGCCTACTAGCCGCGATCGCACGCTGGGGGGCTATACCATTGGCAGAACGACGCTGCTCTACATTGCCTATGGCGAAGTGCGAGCAGGCGTTGATCTGTCGCAGATTTCGCCGGCCGACGTGCAGGTGATAGGAGAGACCGTGACCCTGCGCCTGCCGCCGCCTCGCCTGCTGGACAGCAAGATTGACGTAACTCGGTCGCAGGTGTACGACTATGATCGCGGCTTTTTGGGGCTGGGGCCAGACGTTGCGCCAGAGCTGCAAGACCTGGCCCAGCGGCAAACCCTCCAGGAAATCATTGCGGCGGCCTGTAGCCAGGGCATTTTGCAAACGGCGAGCGATCGCGCTCAGATTGCCATCACCCAACTCCTTAGCACTGCGGGCTACCAGGTCACGGTTCAGCCCCAGCCGCCTGCCCCCGACGCTTGCCCCGCTTCCGCCATGCCCGCAGGGAACCCCACAAGCCAGCCCGTCGGCTCTGCAATAACATCCAGATCGCAAAGCTTGAATGAGTTGGGCGGGTGGTAA
- a CDS encoding ABC transporter ATP-binding protein, with protein sequence MPDVAAKSAALPKLEVCQVSKSYRVQGKLLQVLDEINLEIFPREFVCLVGASGCGKSTLLNIVAGLVPPSSGEVRVDGQVVPGPGADRGMVFQSYTLYPWLTVAQNVAFGLQLQNMPKAQQQERVAYYLHTVGLTQFAGAYPKQLSGGMKQRVAIARALATKPEVLLMDEPFGALDAQTKEQMQQFLQDLWQQTHITVLMITHDVEEAIYLSQRVHVMSSRPGRLKQEVPIDLPEQRDLDLKLSPEFLSLKREILHSLRE encoded by the coding sequence ATGCCTGACGTTGCCGCTAAATCTGCCGCGTTGCCCAAGCTCGAAGTGTGCCAGGTGTCCAAGTCCTATCGGGTGCAGGGCAAGCTGCTTCAGGTCTTAGACGAGATTAACCTGGAGATTTTTCCGCGTGAGTTTGTCTGTCTGGTAGGGGCTTCGGGCTGCGGCAAGTCTACCCTGCTGAATATTGTGGCAGGGCTGGTGCCGCCCTCTAGCGGAGAAGTGCGGGTAGATGGGCAGGTGGTGCCGGGGCCAGGAGCCGACCGGGGCATGGTATTTCAGAGCTACACCCTTTACCCCTGGCTGACGGTGGCGCAAAACGTCGCCTTTGGGCTGCAACTGCAAAATATGCCCAAAGCGCAGCAGCAGGAGCGCGTTGCCTACTACCTCCACACCGTCGGGCTGACGCAGTTTGCCGGGGCCTATCCCAAGCAGCTTTCCGGCGGTATGAAGCAACGAGTGGCGATCGCCCGCGCCCTGGCCACCAAACCCGAAGTGCTGCTGATGGACGAACCCTTTGGGGCCCTAGATGCCCAGACCAAAGAACAAATGCAGCAATTTCTGCAAGACCTCTGGCAGCAGACCCACATCACCGTACTCATGATCACCCACGATGTCGAAGAAGCCATCTACCTCTCCCAGCGCGTCCACGTCATGAGCAGCCGCCCCGGCCGCCTCAAGCAAGAAGTCCCCATCGATCTGCCTGAACAGCGCGATCTGGATCTGAAGCTGTCTCCGGAGTTTCTCAGCCTCAAGCGGGAGATTTTGCACAGTCTGCGGGAGTGA
- a CDS encoding DUF1257 domain-containing protein encodes MSHFSQIKTQIRDLTSLQQALTDLGVEWKAGPQPVRGYRGQTHQAEVVIEQDNGYDVGFSWNGQEYALVSDLQYWQQPLSVDGFLRRVTQRYAYHTVVKETTRQGFQVAEEQRQSDGSIRLVVQRWSA; translated from the coding sequence ATGTCACACTTTAGCCAAATCAAAACTCAAATCCGCGATTTAACCTCTCTCCAGCAAGCCCTGACCGATCTGGGCGTGGAATGGAAGGCTGGCCCCCAGCCCGTGCGGGGCTATCGCGGACAAACCCACCAAGCTGAGGTCGTCATCGAGCAGGACAATGGCTACGATGTTGGCTTTAGCTGGAACGGTCAGGAATATGCGCTGGTGTCTGACCTGCAATATTGGCAACAGCCCCTGTCGGTCGATGGCTTTCTGCGCCGCGTGACTCAGCGCTACGCCTATCACACGGTGGTCAAGGAAACGACCCGCCAAGGTTTCCAGGTTGCTGAAGAGCAGCGCCAGTCTGACGGCTCGATCCGGTTAGTGGTGCAGCGCTGGAGCGCCTAG
- a CDS encoding CoB--CoM heterodisulfide reductase iron-sulfur subunit B family protein yields the protein MTSSTAAKPLRYAYFPGCVAQGACRELYQSTHALTRALGIELVELKKAACCGSGTFKEDSQLLEDAVNARNIALAEELNLPLLTHCSTCQGVIGHVDERLKHAKESDAAYFDQVNGLLKQEGCSPYRGTSEVKHLLWALVGDFGLAELQQRVTRRLSGLRCAAFYGCYLLRAQDHLAYDDPYNPQSMENVFRAVGAEPVLYRGRTQCCGWPLSSYATETSFKMAGGHILEAIAAGADCFVTPCPLCHLNLDSRQPEVQQVIGETLGLPVLHLPQLVALALGIGPKELGLERHVVSTRPVLEKLGIRG from the coding sequence ATGACTTCCTCTACCGCTGCTAAACCACTCCGCTACGCCTACTTCCCCGGCTGCGTTGCCCAGGGAGCCTGCCGAGAACTGTACCAATCCACCCACGCCCTGACCCGCGCCCTCGGTATTGAGCTAGTTGAGCTAAAAAAAGCTGCCTGCTGTGGCTCTGGCACGTTTAAGGAAGATTCCCAACTGCTGGAAGATGCCGTCAACGCCCGCAATATTGCCCTAGCGGAGGAACTGAACCTGCCCTTGCTGACCCATTGCAGCACTTGTCAGGGCGTAATTGGGCACGTAGATGAGCGGCTGAAACACGCCAAAGAATCGGATGCCGCCTATTTTGACCAGGTGAACGGGCTGCTGAAGCAGGAAGGCTGCTCGCCCTACAGAGGCACTAGTGAGGTGAAGCATCTCCTGTGGGCGCTGGTCGGCGACTTTGGGCTGGCAGAATTGCAGCAGCGCGTCACCCGCAGGCTGTCGGGGCTGAGGTGCGCGGCGTTTTATGGCTGCTACCTGCTGCGGGCGCAAGATCACCTCGCCTACGATGACCCGTACAATCCCCAGTCGATGGAAAACGTGTTTCGGGCGGTGGGCGCGGAGCCGGTGCTGTATCGGGGGCGGACGCAGTGCTGCGGCTGGCCGCTGTCGAGCTATGCCACCGAAACTTCTTTCAAGATGGCAGGTGGGCACATTTTGGAGGCGATCGCCGCTGGAGCCGATTGCTTCGTCACGCCCTGTCCCCTCTGCCACCTCAACCTGGATTCGCGCCAGCCAGAGGTGCAGCAGGTAATCGGCGAAACGCTGGGATTGCCCGTGCTGCATCTGCCGCAGTTGGTGGCGCTGGCGCTGGGCATCGGCCCCAAGGAGTTGGGGTTGGAACGGCATGTGGTTTCGACTCGTCCTGTGCTAGAGAAGCTGGGGATTCGGGGATAG
- a CDS encoding ferredoxin, protein MDEFSSSNPPWDSAEPTGLEPELGGDWRDSPDRTGFEPELGGAVRQKGVYVDEVTCIGCKHCAHVARNTFFIEPDYGRSRVIRQDGDLEEVIQEAIDTCPVDCIHWVDYTELKKLEEERQYQVIPVAGFPVDRSLIAANMRRKRAAAKRRKAE, encoded by the coding sequence ATGGACGAATTCTCTTCCTCAAATCCGCCGTGGGATTCGGCAGAGCCGACTGGACTGGAGCCAGAACTGGGCGGCGACTGGCGCGACTCGCCTGATCGCACGGGCTTTGAGCCAGAACTGGGTGGTGCAGTTCGCCAAAAGGGGGTGTACGTGGATGAAGTCACCTGTATTGGCTGCAAACACTGCGCCCACGTTGCTCGCAACACTTTCTTCATTGAGCCGGACTATGGGCGATCGCGCGTTATCCGCCAAGACGGCGACCTGGAAGAGGTCATCCAGGAAGCGATCGACACCTGCCCGGTGGACTGCATTCACTGGGTCGATTACACCGAACTCAAAAAGCTGGAAGAGGAGCGCCAGTATCAGGTGATTCCTGTCGCAGGCTTCCCGGTCGATCGCTCCCTGATTGCGGCAAATATGCGGCGGAAGCGGGCCGCGGCAAAGCGACGAAAGGCAGAGTGA
- a CDS encoding DUF2997 domain-containing protein — protein sequence METLEFIIYPDGRVQEKVTGIVGASCAEVTAAIEAQLGQVVSQEPTSEFFAQPNTISSTQSQSAFSEW from the coding sequence ATGGAAACGCTGGAATTCATCATCTATCCCGATGGTCGCGTGCAGGAAAAGGTGACGGGCATTGTGGGTGCTTCTTGTGCCGAGGTGACCGCTGCAATTGAGGCGCAGTTGGGGCAGGTGGTGAGCCAAGAGCCAACGTCCGAGTTTTTTGCACAACCGAATACGATTTCTTCGACCCAATCGCAGTCAGCCTTCAGCGAGTGGTAG
- a CDS encoding M20 metallopeptidase family protein has product MVFTVTASPSVDTSRIRLQIRALQPQLSVWRRQLHQRPELGFQEQFTSEFIAAKLREWGIEHETGVAQTGIVALVKGDRPGPVLAIRADMDALPIQEENEVDYRSQHDGRMHACGHDGHVAIALGTAYYLSQHRDFAGTVKFIFQPAEEGPGGAQPMVAAGVLNNPDVNAIIGLHLWNNLPLGQVGIRAGAMMAAVELFECTIHGRGGHGAMPHQTVDSILVGAQVVTALQTIVARNLDPLQSGVVTVGKFEAGKASNVIADSAYLRGTVRYFDPALANFFDRRIEDIIAGTCRSHGATYEFHYHRLYPPVINDGAIAHLIRSVAEDVVETPAGVVPDCQTMGGEDMSFFLQEVPGCYFFLGSANIDRGLAYPHHHPRFDFDETALGLGVEIFVRCVERFGTNTHPLDGISR; this is encoded by the coding sequence ATGGTTTTCACTGTCACTGCCTCGCCTTCGGTTGATACGTCTCGCATCCGGCTCCAGATCCGCGCCTTGCAGCCGCAGCTTTCGGTGTGGCGGCGACAACTCCATCAGCGGCCGGAGCTGGGTTTTCAGGAGCAGTTCACGTCAGAATTTATTGCTGCCAAGCTGCGCGAGTGGGGCATTGAGCATGAAACGGGGGTGGCGCAAACGGGGATTGTGGCGCTGGTGAAGGGCGATCGCCCCGGCCCCGTGCTGGCGATCCGCGCCGACATGGACGCGCTGCCCATTCAAGAAGAAAACGAGGTGGACTATCGCTCGCAGCACGACGGACGGATGCACGCCTGCGGGCACGATGGGCATGTGGCAATCGCCCTCGGCACGGCCTACTACCTGTCGCAGCATCGGGACTTTGCGGGCACGGTCAAGTTTATCTTTCAGCCAGCGGAGGAAGGGCCAGGCGGCGCACAGCCGATGGTGGCGGCGGGCGTGCTGAACAATCCTGACGTGAACGCCATCATCGGGCTGCACCTGTGGAACAACCTGCCGCTGGGCCAGGTGGGCATTCGCGCCGGGGCCATGATGGCGGCGGTGGAACTGTTTGAATGTACGATTCACGGGCGCGGCGGCCACGGCGCAATGCCCCATCAGACGGTGGATTCGATCCTGGTGGGGGCGCAGGTGGTGACGGCGCTGCAAACCATCGTGGCGCGGAACCTCGACCCGCTGCAATCGGGCGTGGTGACGGTGGGCAAATTTGAGGCGGGCAAAGCCAGCAACGTGATTGCCGACAGCGCCTACCTGCGGGGCACAGTGCGCTATTTCGACCCGGCGCTGGCAAACTTTTTCGATCGCCGCATTGAAGACATTATCGCGGGCACCTGCCGCAGCCACGGCGCAACCTACGAGTTCCACTATCATCGGCTCTATCCGCCCGTCATCAACGATGGGGCGATCGCCCACCTGATCCGCTCGGTGGCCGAAGACGTGGTGGAAACGCCCGCTGGCGTAGTGCCCGACTGCCAAACGATGGGCGGCGAAGATATGTCCTTCTTTTTGCAGGAAGTCCCCGGCTGCTATTTCTTCCTCGGCTCCGCCAACATCGACCGGGGGCTGGCCTACCCGCACCACCATCCCCGCTTCGACTTCGACGAAACGGCGCTAGGTCTGGGGGTAGAAATTTTCGTGCGCTGCGTTGAGCGATTTGGAACCAACACCCATCCCCTCGACGGCATCTCCCGATAG
- a CDS encoding sodium:solute symporter family protein: MQLIDWLIVLLYLVASLGLGLYLTRKGSGSLVDFFVSGRSLPWWLAGTSMAATTFSIDTPLYVAGVVGTRGIVGNWEWWSFGISHLILIYVFARLWRRSEIVTDAQLTEMRYGGRPAALLRGIKAFLFAVPINCIGIGYAMLAMVKVVDALQLWQSVGITPGDSAKLWSVVGVSLLVLLYAGFSGLWGVVATDFFQFILALVGAFIVAAYAIGEMGGMAPLLAQAQQATDIDVLAFLPFGFKDGGFCWSDAAGISLTTFAAYAAVQWWSFRRSDGGGEFIQRLAASKDEAEAEKAAWFFNLLHYVIRTWPWVVVALAAIALYPMLEDRELGYPRLMLDFLPPVLLGLVVASLLAAFMSTVSTLINWGASYLTNDLYLRFIQPAASQAELVLVGRLASVLVTVLGGAAAFFAADVTTVFRLVIAIGTGPGLVLILRWFWWRINAAAELAAMLTGFVIGLLTSVVPVLRIEDFGVRLMVTSAISVMVWVSVMYLTPPESDETLDAFYAKIRPGGPGWARQRSRTGLAPAQDLRKDLLRTLAASFLLFGAMFAIGGFLLLKPMTGWVSLGVAVLGWVGLRRLRGDRPSLDSSRIVS; the protein is encoded by the coding sequence ATGCAACTGATCGACTGGCTCATTGTCCTGCTCTACCTCGTCGCCTCGCTAGGGTTGGGACTCTACCTGACGCGCAAGGGGTCGGGCAGCCTGGTGGATTTCTTTGTGTCGGGGCGATCGCTCCCCTGGTGGCTGGCGGGCACGAGTATGGCCGCCACGACGTTTTCCATCGACACACCGCTCTATGTGGCAGGTGTAGTGGGCACTCGCGGCATCGTCGGCAACTGGGAATGGTGGAGCTTCGGCATTTCTCACCTGATTCTGATTTACGTGTTTGCGCGGCTGTGGCGACGCTCGGAAATCGTGACCGATGCCCAACTCACGGAGATGCGCTACGGCGGCCGTCCGGCAGCCCTGCTGCGGGGCATCAAAGCGTTTCTGTTTGCCGTGCCCATCAACTGCATCGGCATCGGCTACGCCATGCTGGCGATGGTGAAGGTGGTGGACGCGCTGCAACTCTGGCAGAGCGTAGGCATTACGCCGGGAGACAGCGCCAAACTTTGGAGCGTGGTCGGGGTCAGCCTGCTGGTGCTTCTGTATGCGGGCTTCTCCGGGCTGTGGGGCGTGGTGGCGACGGACTTTTTCCAGTTCATTCTGGCGCTGGTGGGAGCGTTTATCGTGGCGGCCTACGCCATTGGCGAAATGGGTGGCATGGCTCCGCTGCTGGCCCAAGCTCAGCAGGCAACGGATATCGACGTGCTGGCGTTTTTGCCGTTTGGGTTTAAGGATGGCGGCTTCTGCTGGAGCGATGCGGCGGGCATTAGCCTGACGACCTTTGCCGCCTATGCCGCGGTGCAGTGGTGGTCGTTTCGGCGCAGCGATGGCGGCGGCGAGTTTATCCAGCGGCTGGCGGCCTCAAAAGATGAGGCCGAAGCCGAGAAAGCTGCCTGGTTTTTCAACCTGTTGCATTACGTGATTCGCACCTGGCCCTGGGTGGTGGTGGCCCTAGCAGCGATCGCCCTCTATCCCATGCTGGAAGACCGAGAACTGGGCTATCCCCGGCTGATGCTCGACTTTTTGCCGCCCGTGCTGCTGGGGCTGGTGGTGGCCTCGCTGCTGGCGGCGTTTATGAGTACCGTGTCCACGCTGATTAACTGGGGCGCGTCTTATCTCACGAATGACCTCTATTTACGGTTCATCCAGCCCGCCGCATCCCAGGCGGAACTGGTGCTGGTGGGGCGGCTGGCCTCGGTGTTGGTGACGGTGCTGGGTGGGGCAGCAGCGTTTTTCGCGGCCGATGTGACGACGGTATTTCGTCTGGTCATTGCTATTGGCACTGGGCCGGGGTTGGTGCTGATCTTGCGCTGGTTTTGGTGGCGAATCAATGCCGCAGCGGAACTGGCGGCTATGCTGACGGGGTTTGTCATTGGGCTGCTGACGAGCGTTGTCCCTGTGCTGCGGATTGAGGATTTTGGCGTGCGGCTGATGGTGACTTCGGCGATTTCGGTGATGGTGTGGGTCAGCGTGATGTATCTCACGCCACCCGAATCGGACGAAACGCTGGATGCCTTTTATGCCAAGATTCGCCCTGGTGGTCCTGGCTGGGCCCGGCAGCGATCGCGCACCGGCCTGGCCCCGGCTCAGGATTTGCGAAAAGACCTGCTGCGGACACTGGCGGCTAGTTTCCTGCTGTTTGGGGCGATGTTCGCCATCGGTGGCTTTCTGCTGCTGAAGCCGATGACGGGCTGGGTATCGCTGGGGGTTGCGGTGCTGGGCTGGGTAGGGTTAAGACGGCTGAGGGGCGATCGCCCATCGCTAGACTCTTCCCGCATTGTCTCCTAG
- a CDS encoding ABC transporter permease — MTAPPIRPTPKQYLQPSVFWGIRQDFPKRLALLLIGLALGVPLLLWAIASYGGWVRPIFLPTPTAVVQAGIALVQEGLVRDVLASCGRVLGGFVLAAAVGVPMGILMGTFSSMESLFAPLVGTVRYMPVVAFVPLIVIWVGLGEWSKVLIIFLGVVLYNAIMVADAVKFIPNEMINVAYTLGAKRRDVLFRVIMPAVFPSVLDTLRVNISGAWNYLVIAELVAAQSGLGFRIVQSQRFLQTDKVLFCIAIIGGIGLLLDYTLRAISRRLTPWAD, encoded by the coding sequence ATGACCGCTCCCCCCATCCGCCCCACCCCCAAACAATACCTCCAGCCCTCCGTCTTCTGGGGCATTCGTCAGGATTTTCCAAAACGGCTGGCGCTGCTGCTGATCGGGCTGGCGCTGGGAGTGCCGCTACTGCTGTGGGCGATCGCCAGCTACGGCGGCTGGGTGCGCCCCATCTTCCTGCCTACGCCGACGGCAGTGGTGCAGGCTGGCATCGCGCTGGTTCAAGAGGGACTGGTGCGCGATGTACTGGCCAGTTGCGGGCGGGTGCTGGGGGGCTTTGTGCTGGCAGCGGCGGTGGGCGTGCCGATGGGCATTCTAATGGGCACGTTTAGCAGCATGGAGAGCCTGTTTGCGCCGCTAGTAGGCACGGTGCGCTACATGCCAGTGGTCGCCTTTGTGCCGCTGATTGTGATTTGGGTGGGGCTGGGGGAATGGTCGAAGGTGCTGATTATTTTTCTGGGCGTGGTGCTGTACAACGCCATCATGGTGGCGGATGCGGTGAAATTCATCCCCAACGAGATGATCAATGTTGCCTATACGCTGGGGGCCAAGCGGCGCGACGTGCTGTTTAGGGTAATCATGCCTGCGGTCTTTCCCAGCGTGCTGGATACGCTGCGGGTGAATATTTCCGGCGCGTGGAACTATCTGGTGATTGCAGAATTGGTAGCAGCGCAGAGCGGACTGGGCTTTCGCATTGTGCAGTCGCAGCGGTTTCTACAAACTGACAAGGTACTGTTTTGCATTGCCATCATCGGCGGCATCGGGCTACTGCTAGACTACACGCTGCGGGCAATCTCGCGCCGCCTCACGCCCTGGGCTGACTAG
- a CDS encoding ABC transporter substrate-binding protein: MFRLTRRFVQFCLLAIVTFGLLVACNPQQSATDSTTPAASAPSGKPLVVGSSPWPGFAGHYAAVAKDFFKEEGITVNDTYFQVATDVNTALLADRLDLAWTGGPDAVVMAAQDPSLKIIMISDYSDGADGILARGVSSPADLKGKTVAWETLPLQALLLRKYLEQGGLTEKDIQLQVIPAAEAAAAFAANKIDVAVTYEPWLTTAAKEGNGQVIFSSKGSNIIPVALVAKESVIQERKADIQAFMRAIDRGVKLVRENPDEANAIVAAKLGVKPEEVPEQLATVRMFDVAENKEIIFNPSHPLNVMDSLAFAAKTSQEIGLISSPLDASKLYDDSLIKGL; the protein is encoded by the coding sequence ATGTTCAGACTGACCCGCCGGTTCGTCCAGTTTTGTCTGCTTGCCATCGTCACCTTTGGGCTGCTGGTCGCTTGCAATCCCCAGCAATCCGCCACTGATTCGACCACGCCTGCTGCCTCTGCCCCCTCTGGCAAACCGCTGGTCGTGGGTTCCTCGCCCTGGCCAGGCTTTGCGGGGCACTATGCCGCCGTTGCCAAAGACTTTTTCAAAGAAGAAGGCATCACGGTCAACGACACCTATTTTCAAGTGGCCACCGATGTCAACACGGCGCTGCTGGCCGATCGCCTGGATCTCGCCTGGACGGGCGGCCCCGATGCCGTCGTCATGGCGGCCCAAGACCCGTCGCTAAAAATCATCATGATCTCGGACTATTCCGACGGGGCAGACGGCATTCTGGCCCGCGGCGTAAGCAGCCCTGCCGACCTGAAGGGCAAGACCGTCGCCTGGGAAACCCTGCCCCTGCAAGCGCTGCTGCTGCGGAAATATCTGGAGCAGGGCGGCTTGACCGAGAAGGACATTCAGCTTCAGGTGATTCCCGCTGCCGAAGCCGCCGCCGCCTTTGCAGCTAACAAAATCGACGTGGCCGTGACCTACGAACCCTGGCTGACCACTGCTGCCAAGGAAGGCAATGGTCAGGTGATTTTCTCGTCCAAAGGCAGCAACATTATCCCCGTAGCGCTGGTTGCCAAAGAGTCCGTGATTCAGGAGCGCAAGGCCGACATTCAAGCCTTTATGCGGGCGATCGACAGGGGCGTGAAGCTGGTGCGCGAGAATCCCGATGAAGCCAACGCCATCGTCGCCGCCAAGCTGGGCGTGAAACCCGAAGAAGTGCCTGAACAACTGGCCACGGTTCGCATGTTCGATGTCGCCGAAAATAAGGAAATTATCTTCAACCCCAGCCACCCGCTGAATGTGATGGACAGCCTCGCTTTTGCTGCCAAAACCAGCCAGGAAATTGGGCTAATTTCCAGCCCGCTGGATGCGTCGAAGCTGTACGACGATTCGCTAATCAAGGGACTGTGA